The window TTGCACCCGGCTGCGCCGGATCTGAGCCTGGAACTGCCGGTCGACGAGAAGCCTGCGGTCGCTCCGACACTGGACGACCCCGATGCGCCTTGATCGCACCAGCTTCGCCAAGCGCCTCGGCAGTTACGCCGAGGTCACTACGCTGGCGGGGGCGCCGATCCTCGAAGGCCGTCTGCTGCGCATGGTCGGCCTGACCCTCGAAGCCGAAGGTTTGCGCGCTGCCATGGGCAGCCGCTGCATGGTCATCAACGACGACAGTTATCAACCGGTGCAGGTCGAAGCCGAAGTCATGGGTTTCTCCGGCAGCAAGGTGTTCCTGATGCCGGTCGGAAGCGTCGCCGGCATTGCGCCCGGTGCCCGCGTGGTTCCTATGGCAGACACTGGCCGCTTGCCGATGGGCATGAGCATGCTCGGGCGGGTGCTGGACGGCGCCGGTCGTGCGCTGGACGGCAAGGGCGGCATGAAGGCCGAAGACTGGGTGCCGATGGACGGCCCGACCATCAACCCGCTCAAACGCGAACCCATCAGTGAGCCGCTGGACGTGGGCATCCGCACCATCAACGGTTTGTTGACGGTCGGTCGCGGTCAGCGTCTCGGTCTGTTCGCCGGTACCGGCGTCGGTAAATCCGTGCTGCTGGGCATGATGACCCGGTTTACCGAGGCCGACATCATCGTCGTCGGGCTGATTGGTGAGCGGGGCCGTGAAGTTAAAGAGTTCATCGAGCACATCCTCGGTGAAGAAGGGCTCAAGCGTTCGGTGGTCGTCGCCTCGCCGGCGGACGATGCGCCGCTGATGCGTCTGCGCGCGGCCATGTACTGCACGCGCATCGCCGAATATTTCCGCGACAAGGGCAAGAACGTCCTGTTGCTCATGGATTCGCTGACTCGTTTTGCCCAGGCCCAGCGGGAAATCGCCCTGGCCATCGGCGAACCGCCCGCGACCAAAGGTTATCCGCCGTCGGTGTTCGCCAAGTTGCCGAAACTGGTGGAGCGGGCCGGTAACGCCGAGAAGGGCGGCGGTTCGATCACGGCGTTCTACACCGTATTGTCGGAAGGCGATGACCAGCAGGATCCGATTGCCGACTCGGCGCGAGGCGTGCTCGACGGGCATATCGTGCTGTCCCGGCGCCTGGCCGAAGAAGGCCATTACCCGGCTATCGACATCGAAGCCTCCATCAGCCGGGTCATGCCGTCGGTGGTCAGCCCCGAACACATGGCGCGTGCGCAGATGTTCAAGCAGTATTGGTCGCGCTATCAGCAGAGTCGCGACTTGATCAGCGTCGGTGCCTACGTGCCGGGCGGTGATCGAGAAACCGACATCGCAATTTCCCTGCAACCGGCCATGACCACGTATCTGCGTCAGGGCTTGAACGACAACATCGGCATGGGCGCCAGCGAAAACCACCTCGCCACCATCTTCGCCCCGGCAGCGGGCGGCTAACCGGCCATGGCCCAGAGCCGCGCGGCACGCTTGGCACCGGTGGTGGAAATGGCCGAAAAGGCCGAAAAAACCGCGGTCATGCGCCTCGGGCACTTCCAGGGCCAGGTTCGTGTCGCGGAAAGCAAGCTCGCCGACCTCGAAAACTTTCGCCTCGAATACCAGGAACAATGGATCGTGCGCGGCAGTTCGGGCGTTTCCGGTCAGTGGTTGCTCGGCTATCAGGGCTTTCTTGCGCAACTGGGCACCGCCATCGATCAGCAGCGCCAAAGCCTGAACTGGCACCAGAACAACCTGAACAAGGCGCGCGAGTCATGGCAGCAGGCGTTTGCCCGGGTCGAAGGCTTGCGAAAACTTGTACAACGCTACATGGACGAGGCGCGCAAGCTCGAAGACAAGCGCGAGCAGAAGCTGCTGGATGAGTTGTCCCAGCGGTTGCCGCGGCATGATCCGTATTGAGTCAGTCGGACCGCGTGATCGTTCTTCGCGGGCTGTACAACTTTTCCCGCCTTGCTCCCGCTCCCGCCAAGTGCTAAACCTTGTACACGTTCGTTTACCCATGACAAGGAAGCCGTTAAATGTCAGTCGTTACAGAAGTCTCCCAGGATGGGCAAAAGCTGACGATTTCGATCAAGGGACGATTCGATTTCGCCAAGCATCAGGAATTTCGTGAATCCTACGAAAACCTGCAGCCAAAACCCGAGTCGTTCGAGGTGGATTTGAAGGACGCCACCTACCTCGACAGTTCCGCGCTCGGCATGCTCCTGCTTTTGCGTGATCACGCCGGCGGCGAGAATGCCGAAATCACGTTGACCAACGCCAACGCCGATGTGCGCAAGATTCTCGCCATCTCCAATTTCGAACAAATCTTCGACGTTGCATGACGGCCGTGCAGCCGGTCGAGCCGCTGACGATCCTCATCGCCGAAGACAGCGCGGCCGATCGCATGCTGCTGTCGAGCATCGTCCGCCGCCAGGGCCACCAGGTATTGACGGCCGCCAACGGTGCCGAAGCGGTCGAAGCGTTTCGCGAGCAGCGGCCGCACCTGGTGCTGATGGACGCCATGATGCCGGTGATGGACGGGTTCGAGGCGGCACAGCAGATCAAGGCGCTGGCCGGGGAAACCCTGGTGCCGATCATCTTCCTGACCTCGCTGACCGAAAGCGAGGCCCTGGCTCGGTGTCTGGAGGCTGGTGGCGACGATTTTCTCGCCAAGCCCTACAACCAGGTGATTCTCGCCGCCAAGATCAAGGCCATGGACCGCTTGCGCCGGTTGCAGGCCACGGTGCTGCAGCAGCGTGACCTGATCGCCAAACATCACGACTACTTGCTCAACGAGCAGCGGGTGGCCAAGGCCGTATTCGACAAGGTGGCGCATTCGGGTTGCCTGAGCGCGCCGAACATCCGCTACCTGCAATCCCCTTATGCGCTGTTCAACGGCGACCTGCTGCTCGCGGCGTTCACCCCGGCTGGCGACATGCACGTGCTGCTGGGGGATTTCACCGGTCACGGTTTGCCGGCCGCCGTGGGCGCCATGCCGCTGGCTGAAGTCTTCTACGGCATGACCGCCAAGGGTTACGGCCTGGCTGAAACCCTGCGCGAGATGAATGCCAAGCTCAAACGCATCTTGCCGGTGGACATGTTCTGCTGCGCCACCTTGCTGTGTCTGAGCTTTCAACGACGTTCGGTGGAAGTCTGGAACGGCGGAATGCCGGACGGTTACTTGCACAGTATCGCCACGGGGGAGCGCACGCCGCTGCCGGCGCGGCACTTGCCCCTGGGTGTGCTGAGCCCGCAAACCTTCAATGACCGCACCGAAGTGTTTCCGATGGCCGTCGGCGATCGGGTGTTCCTGCTGTCCGACGGGGTCATCGATACCTGCGATGCCAACGAACAGTTGTTTGGTGTGGAGCGGCTGCAGCGGGTGTTTGCGGCCAATCGTCATCCAGACGCGCTGTTCGAGGAAATCGAGCAAGCGTTGCTGGACTTTCGTGGCGAGGCTCGCGATGACGTGAGCATGGTCGAGGTCAGTCTGCTGGAGGCTGCGCAACTGATTCCACCGGCGCCGGTGTATTCCGACAGTGGTCAGTCCTGTCCGCTGGACTGGTCGGTGAGTTTCGAATTTCGTGCCGCGACCCTCAAGCGTTTCAATCCGCTGCCGTACCTTTTGCAATTGCTGCTTGAGGTCCACGGTCTGCGAGCTCAGAGTGGCGCGCTCTACAGCGTGTTGGCAGAGCTTTATTCCAATGCCCTGGAACACGGCGTGCTGGGGCTGGATTCAAGCCTCAAGCGCGATGCCTCGGGGTTCGCGCGCTATTATCAAGCGCGCGGTGAGCGGCTGGAGGCGTTAAGCGACGGCTATGTGCGGGTGCATTTGCAGGTCGTGCCGGCCGGCAAGGGCGGGAGCCTGATTGTGCGGGTCGAAGACAGCGGCAAAGGCTTTGATGTGGCGCGGGTGATGGAGCGTCCTGTCGAGGGTAGCCGTCTGTCGGGACGCGGCGTCAGTCTGATCCGTCAGTTGAGCCGTAGCGCGAGCTGGTCCGACGATGGTCGTAGTGCCCGCGTGGAGTTTTTCTGGGAGGCTCTGGCATAATTCACCCATTCTTGATCAAGGAGTGAGCAAGTGGCTGACACACATCTGGACCGCGACGTGCTGAGCGCGTTGCAGGAAGTCATGGAGGGTGAGTATCCGATGTTGCTGGATACCTTCATCGCCGACTCCGAAGAGCGTTTGCGCGTGTTGCGAAAGGCAGAAGATGCAGCGCAACTCATGAATGCCGCCCACAGTTTCAAGGGCAGCAGCAGCAACATGGGCGCCGTTCGCTTGGCAGAGTTGTGCAGTGAGCTGGAACGTCGCGCCAAGGAAAAGAGCCTCACGGGTATCGAAGCGCTTGTCGGTGAAATCGATGGTGAATTTGCTATTGTCCGCCCGCTGTATGAGGCTGAGAAACAGCGCTCTATCGCTGAGTAACGCGACCGTCCGGCGCTTTTGGCCGCTGTCGAGCCAACCTGGCTCGACCTTTGCAGCTATCTCGCTCAACTGTACCTACGATCCCAGTGCAGCGGAGACCGTTTTATGCCCGTTACCCCCCATTCGCTTCTGCAGGCCGTCGCGACGGCCAAGACTCAAGTCGCCTCCGCCAATACCCCGGCGCAGGGCTCTGAGCCAGGGGACAAGGCGTCCAGCTTCGCTGATGTTTACGCCAATCAAGCCCGGAACAAGCCTTCTGTGGTCGCTGATAAACCGACTAGACCGGTTGCCGACAAAGCCCCGCAAGGCGCCGGCAAACCCGATGTCAGCAATGACAAGCCTGCCGCCCGGGAACCGGCGGTTGCCGATAGCGGCAATTCCTTGCCCGCCGATAAACCGGCACCGACCGATGACACGACGGCCAGCGACGACAAGCCCGAGGCCACTGAAACGCCAGTGGCTGACTCGGCGCCTGTAGATCCGAGCCTCGACCCGGCCCTCGATCCGGCGTTGATGCAAGAGGTGCAGCCGTTGGTGACCGGGCCGGTCGTGCAAACCGCTGCGCCAGTCGCCACGACCGCACCGCCACAGGCTGAAGCGCCGGCTGCTGCCGCCGTCGTTGCCACGACCGCGCAAGCGGCGGCTGTCACCGATAGCGATTTCGATCCTGAAGCTGATCCGCTCGACGCGCTGCCGGCCGTGCGCATGGCCATGGAGCAGAGCGGTCACGTGTCCGCCAGCAGCCAGGCCCAGCCAAAAGCCACACCTGCCCAAACTCAGGCTGACGGTGAGCTGACGGCGGCGCAGAACTTTGCCGCCGGCATGGCCAGCATGCTCGACGTGCAAGCCGACAAGGACAGCACCAGCCAGGGCGGCGAGAAGGCTTTCAGCGGTCTGATCGATAGCGGCCTCAAGGATTTGACGTCTGCCAGCAGCGACACCCGAGTCGATGACTTCGCCAACCGTCTGGCGGCACTGACTCAGGCGGCCACTCCGAAAACCGCCAATGCCTTGCCGGTGAACCAGCCGATTGCCATGCATCAGAGCGGCTGGACCGAGGAAGTGGTCAACCGCGTCATGTACCTTTCCAGTGCCAACCTCAAGGCAGCCGACATTCAGTTGCAACCGGCGGAACTGGGGCGTCTCGATATCCGGGTCAACATGGTTCCGGACCAGCAAACCCAGGTCACCTTCATGAGCGCCCATCCAAGCGTACGCGAAGCGCTGGACAGCCAGATCCATCGCCTGCGTGACATGTTCACGCAACAGGGCATGGGCCAGGTGGACGTCAACGTGTCCGACCAGTCTCGTGGCTGGCAAGGGCAGGGCCAGGATCAGGCTCAACAGGGGCAGGGCGGTCGGACCAATGCCACCGGCGGACGCCTCGATGGCATGGATGAAGAGGTTGCACCGACCGTCACTGAAGTGGCGGCCACCGCGACCAGCGTGATCGGCTCCAGCGCCGTCGACTATTACGCCTGATCCAACGCAATACCCACTCTGGGAGCGAGCCTGCTCGCGATAGCGGTGTAACAGTCAATGCATATGTTGAATGTTATGGCCTCATCGCGAGCAGGCTCGCTCCCACAGGGGGTTGTGGTGCGCCGCAACTCCCCGCTCAACTCCCTCCCGACACTTCTGGCATAACACTTGCTCTTGCCTTGCCGTGCGACTGTGAAAACTAGAATAGTGACGGATTATTGGCATGGCGAAGAGCGACGCAGTAGTAAAAGACCCCGCAACCAAAGGCAAGATCAAGCTGATCATTGTGATCGTGGTGGCCCTGCTGCTGGCGATCGGCATGTCTGTGGGGGCGACCTGGTTCTTCATGCACAGCGCCCAGAGCAAACCTGCCGCCGCTGAAACTGCTGTCGTCGGCAAGCAGCCCGCGATTTTCGAGCCCATGGCCCCGGCCTTCGTGGCCAACTACAACGTGAGCGGTCGCCAGCGTTACATGCAGGTGAGCATCACCATGCTGGGGCGCAATCAGGCTGATCTGGAAGCGCTCAAAGTGCACATGCCGGTGATCCGCAACAACCTGGTCATGCTGTTCTCCGGTCAGGATTTCGCCACGCTGGCGACCCCGGTCGGCCAGGAGATGTTGCGTCAGAAGGCCACGGCCAGCGTCCAGGAAGTGGCGCAGAAAGAACTCGGCAAAGTGGTTATCGAACAGCTGCTTTTCACTAATTTCGTACTGCAGTAGGAACACGACATGGCCGTGCAGGACCTGCTGTCCCAGGATGAGATCGATGCGCTGTTGCATGGCGTCGACGATGGTCTGGTACAGACCGATACCGCCGCCGAACCCGGCAGCGTAAAAAGCTACGACCTGACCAGCCAGGATCGCATCGTTCGCGGACGCATGCCGACCCTGGAAATGATCAACGAGCGTTTCGCCCGCTACACCCGCATCAGCATGTTCAACATGCTGCGCCGCTCGGCGGACGTTGCCGTCGGTGGTGTGCAGGTGATGAAGTTCGGCGAATACGTACACTCGCTGTACGTACCGACCAGCCTCAACCTGGTCAAGATCAAGCCGTTGCGCGGCACCGCGTTGTTCATCCTCGACGCCAAACTGGTGTTCAAGCTGGTGGACAACTTCTTCGGCGGCGACGGCCGTCACGCCAAGATCGAAGGGCGTGAATTCACCCCTACCGAACTGCGCGTGGTGCGCATGGTGCTGGAGCAGGCCTTCGTCGATTTGAAGGAGGCCTGGCAGGCGATCATGGAAGTGAACTTCGAGTACATCAACTCGGAAGTGAACCCGGCCATGGCCAACATCGTCGGCCCGAGCGAAGCGGTGGTGGTGTCGACGTTCCACATCGAACTCGATGGTGGTGGTGGCGACCTGCACGTGACCATGCCGTACTCGATGATCGAGCCGGTGCGCGAAATGCTCGACGCCGGCTTCCAGTCGGATCTGGATGATCAGGACGAGCGTTGGGTCAACGCCCTGCGCCAGGACGTGCTCGACGTCGACGTGCCGATCGGTGCCACGGTTGCCCGTCGCCAGTTGCGCTTGCGCGACATCCTGCACATGCAGCCGGGGGATGTGATCCCGGTCGAGATGCCCGAAGAAATGATCATGCGCGCCAACGGCGTGCCGGCCTTCAAGGTCAAGATGGGCTCGCACAAAGGCAACCTCGCGTTGCAAGTGATCGAGCCGATCGAGCGCCGCTGACCGGCGCTCCAACCCCCTATTAATTGGCTGCTCTTGATTGAGCAGTTGCCCGCCGAGGACACATGATGAACGACGATATGAACGCCCAGGACGACCAGGCACTGGCTGACGAATGGGCTGCCGCCCTGGAAGAAACCGGTGATGCCGGCCAGGACGATATCGACGCCTTGCTGGCTGCCGACGCCGCCAGTTCTCCGTCCAACCGTCTGCCGATGGAAGAGTTCGGCAGCGTGCCGAAGAACCACGATCCGGTCACCCTCGACGGTCCGAACCTCGATGTGATTCTCGACATCCCGGTGTCGATTTCCATGGAAGTGGGTAGCACCGACATCAACATCCGCAACCTGCTGCAACTCAACCAGGGTTCGGTGATCGAGCTCGATCGCCTGGCCGGTGAGCCGCTGGACGTGCTGGTCAACGGCACCCTGATCGCCCACGGCGAAGTGGTCGTGGTCAACGAGAAGTTCGGCATCCGCCTGACCGACGTGATCAGCCCTAGCGAACGTATCAAGAAGCTGCGCTAAGTGAAAAAGGTTCTGGGGCTTCTGCTTGCGTTGCCGTTCAGTGTTCTGGCAGCCGAACCCGTGGCCACGGTTGCAACGGTCGCTGCTGCACCGGCGACCAGTAGCGGTGTGGCCGGGCAATTGACGCAGTTGGTGTTCGGCTTGCTGCTGGTGCTGGGGTTGATCTTCTTCCTCGCCTGGCTGCTGCGCCGGGTCCAGCAGGCCGGGCCGGCCGGTAAAGGGCAGGTGATCGAGATTGTCGGCTCCCGTGCCTTGGGGCCGCGCGATCGTTTGATGCTGGTGCAGGTCGGCAACGAGCAGATCCTGCTTGGCCTCAGCCCTGGCACGATCACTGCGCTGCATGTGCTTAAAGAGCCGATTGACGTGCCGGCCACCACCGAGAGCGCGACTCCGGAGTTTGCCCAGCATCTGTTGAAGATGCTCGGCAAGGATCAAAAGGATAAGAAGTAATGGGTGCGTTACGCATCGTCTTGACGCTGGCCCTGATGCTGGTCGCGCCGCTGGCGTTCGCCGCCGATCCGTTGTCGATCCCGGCGATCACGCTAGGCACCAACGCCAATGGCGCTCAGGAATATTCGGTCAGCCTGCAAATCCTGCTGATCATGACGGCGCTGAGTTTCATCCCGGCGTTTGTCATGTTGATGACCAGTTTCACCCGGATCATCATCGTCTTTTCGATCCTGCGCCAGGCCCTGGGCCTGCAGCAGACGCCGTCGAACCAGATCCTTACCGGCATGGCCCTGTTCCTGACGCTGTTCATCATGGCGCCGGTATTCGACCGCGTGAATCAGGACGCCTTGCAGCCATACCTGGCGGAAAAGCTCACCGCTCAGGATGCTGTGGCCAAGGCCCAGGTGCCGATCAAGGACTTCATGCTGGCGCAGACGCGCAGCAGCGATCTCGAGCTGTTCATGCGCCTGTCCAAGCGCACTGACATAGCCTCGCCGGATCAGGCGCCGCTGACCATTCTGGTGCCGGCCTTCGTGACCTCGGAGCTGAAAACCGCGTTCCAGATCGGCTTCATGATCTTCATTCCGTTCCTGATCATCGACCTGGTCGTGGCCAGTGTGCTGATGGCGATGGGTATGATGATGCTTTCGCCGCTGATCATTTCCCTGCCGTTCAAGATCATGCTGTTCGTGCTGGTGGATGGCTGGGCGTTGATTATCGGTACCCTGGCGAGCAGCTTCGGTGGTGTGTCGCCATGACGCCGGAAGTGGCGGTAGACATCTTTCGCGAAGCGCTGTGGCTGACCACGATGATGGTTGCCGTGCTGGTGATTCCGAGCCTGCTGGTGGGCCTGCTGGTGGCGATGTTCCAGGCTGCCACGCAGATCAACGAACAGACCCTGAGCTTCCTGCCGCGCTTGCTGGTGATGCTGGTGACGCTGATCGTCGCCGGCCCGTGGCTGGTTCAGACGTTCATGGAATACATCCTGCAGCTGTACGGCAGCATTCCTCAGGTCATCGGCTAAACCATGCCGTCGCTGCTGCAACTGACCGATACCCAGATCAGTACCTGGGTGGCGACGTTCATGTTGCCGCTGTTTCGCATCGGCGCGTTGCTGATGGTCATGCCGGTGTTCGGCACGACCCTGGTGCCCACGCGCGTGCGCCTGTACTTCGCCCTGGCGATCACCGTGGTGATTGCGCCGGGCCTGCCGCCGATGCCACCGATCAATGCACTGGATTTGAGTGCGCTGTTGCTGATCGCCGAGCAGATCCTCATTGGCGCGGTGCTGGGCTTCTCGCTGCAGTTATTCTTCCAGGCCTTCGTGGTCGCCGGGCAGATCGTCTCCATTCAGATGGGTATGGGTTTCGCGTCGATGGTCGACCCTACCAACGGCGTTTCGGTGGCGGTGATCGGGCAGTTCTTCACCATGCTGGTGACGCTGTTGTTTCTGTCCATGAACGGCCATCTGGTGGTCTTCGAAGTCCTGACCGAAAGCTTCACAACGATGCCGGTCGGTAGCGGGTTAATGGTCAATCATTTCTGGGAGCTGGCCGGCAAGCTGGGCTGGGTACTCGGCGCTGCGTTGTTGCTGGTACTGCCGGCGATCACCGCGTTGCTGGTAGTCAACATTGCGTTTGGCGTGATGACCCGTGCCGCGCCGCAACTGAACATCTTTTCCATCGGTTTTCCGCTGACCCTGGTACTCGGGCTATTCATCGTCTGGGTCGGGCTGGCGGACATCATCAATCAGTATCAACCGCTGGCCTCCGAGGCCTTGCAGTTGTTACGCGAACTGGCACGGGCGCGCTGAGTCATGGCTGAGAGCGAAAGCGGTCAGGACAAAACAGAAGACCCCACGGAGAAACGTAAAAAGGACTCCCGGGACAAGGGTGAGATTGCGCGCTCCAAGGAGCTCAACACCCTGGCGGTCATGCTTGCCGGTGCCGGTGCGCTGCTGATTTTCGGCGGCGCGTTGGCCCAGGACCTGATGGAGTTGATGCGGATGAACTTCACGCTGTCGCGGGAAGTGATTCTGGATCAGCGCAACATGGGCACCTTTCTCCTGCACTCGGGGCAGATCGCCCTGCTGTCGATTCAGCCGGTGATGATCACCTTGTTGCTGGCTGCGTTGATCGGCCCGATTTCCCTCGGCGGCTGGCTGTTTGCGGCGAGCTCGATGGCGCCGAAATTCAGTCGCATGAACCCCGGTGCGGGGCTCAAACGAATGTTCTCGGCCAAGGCTCTGGTCGAACTGCTCAAGGCCCTGGCGAAATTTTTCATCGTGCTGTTCGTGGCGCTGGCAGTGTTGTCTTCCGACATCGACGACCTGATGCGCATTGCGCACGAGCCGTTGGACATGGCGATTATTCACAGCCTGCAAGTGGTCGGCTGGAGTACCTTGTGGATGGCCTGCGGGCTGATCATCATCGCCGCCGTCGACGTGCCGGTGCAGCTGTGGGAAAGCCACAAGAAACTGCTGATGACCAAGCAGGAAGTGCGCGACGAGCACAAGGATCAGGAAGGGCGTCCGGAGGTCAAGCAGCGCATTCGCCAGTTGCAGCGCGAGATGTCCCAGCGGAGGATGATGGCGGCCATTCCCGAGGCCGACGTGGTCATCACCAACCCGACACACTACGCTGTCGCCCTCAAGTACGACCCGGACAAGGGCAGTGCGCCGGTGCTGTTGGCCAAGGGTAATGACTTCCTCGCCTTGAAGATTCGTGAAATCGCCGTGGCCAACAATGTGCTGCTACTCGAATCGCCGGCCCTGGCACGTTCGATCTACTACTCCACGGAGCTGGAGCAGGAAATCCCTGGTGGGTTGTATCTGGCGGTTGCCCAGGTATTGGCCTACGTCTACCAGATCCGCCAGTACCGCGCGGGCAAGGGCAAACGCCCGGATCCGCTCAAGGATAATCTGCCGATTCCACCGGATCTGCGCCGCGATTCCTGAGTTTTGCGCTGTCGCTGATGGCCTCTTCGCGAGCAAGCCCGCTCCCACATTTAACCGCGCGCGCTCAGAGAAATGCG is drawn from Pseudomonas sp. 31-12 and contains these coding sequences:
- a CDS encoding fused response regulator/phosphatase — encoded protein: MQPVEPLTILIAEDSAADRMLLSSIVRRQGHQVLTAANGAEAVEAFREQRPHLVLMDAMMPVMDGFEAAQQIKALAGETLVPIIFLTSLTESEALARCLEAGGDDFLAKPYNQVILAAKIKAMDRLRRLQATVLQQRDLIAKHHDYLLNEQRVAKAVFDKVAHSGCLSAPNIRYLQSPYALFNGDLLLAAFTPAGDMHVLLGDFTGHGLPAAVGAMPLAEVFYGMTAKGYGLAETLREMNAKLKRILPVDMFCCATLLCLSFQRRSVEVWNGGMPDGYLHSIATGERTPLPARHLPLGVLSPQTFNDRTEVFPMAVGDRVFLLSDGVIDTCDANEQLFGVERLQRVFAANRHPDALFEEIEQALLDFRGEARDDVSMVEVSLLEAAQLIPPAPVYSDSGQSCPLDWSVSFEFRAATLKRFNPLPYLLQLLLEVHGLRAQSGALYSVLAELYSNALEHGVLGLDSSLKRDASGFARYYQARGERLEALSDGYVRVHLQVVPAGKGGSLIVRVEDSGKGFDVARVMERPVEGSRLSGRGVSLIRQLSRSASWSDDGRSARVEFFWEALA
- a CDS encoding STAS domain-containing protein; the protein is MSVVTEVSQDGQKLTISIKGRFDFAKHQEFRESYENLQPKPESFEVDLKDATYLDSSALGMLLLLRDHAGGENAEITLTNANADVRKILAISNFEQIFDVA
- the fliP gene encoding flagellar type III secretion system pore protein FliP (The bacterial flagellar biogenesis protein FliP forms a type III secretion system (T3SS)-type pore required for flagellar assembly.) produces the protein MGALRIVLTLALMLVAPLAFAADPLSIPAITLGTNANGAQEYSVSLQILLIMTALSFIPAFVMLMTSFTRIIIVFSILRQALGLQQTPSNQILTGMALFLTLFIMAPVFDRVNQDALQPYLAEKLTAQDAVAKAQVPIKDFMLAQTRSSDLELFMRLSKRTDIASPDQAPLTILVPAFVTSELKTAFQIGFMIFIPFLIIDLVVASVLMAMGMMMLSPLIISLPFKIMLFVLVDGWALIIGTLASSFGGVSP
- the fliL gene encoding flagellar basal body-associated protein FliL translates to MAKSDAVVKDPATKGKIKLIIVIVVALLLAIGMSVGATWFFMHSAQSKPAAAETAVVGKQPAIFEPMAPAFVANYNVSGRQRYMQVSITMLGRNQADLEALKVHMPVIRNNLVMLFSGQDFATLATPVGQEMLRQKATASVQEVAQKELGKVVIEQLLFTNFVLQ
- the fliJ gene encoding flagellar export protein FliJ, producing MAQSRAARLAPVVEMAEKAEKTAVMRLGHFQGQVRVAESKLADLENFRLEYQEQWIVRGSSGVSGQWLLGYQGFLAQLGTAIDQQRQSLNWHQNNLNKARESWQQAFARVEGLRKLVQRYMDEARKLEDKREQKLLDELSQRLPRHDPY
- the fliI gene encoding flagellar protein export ATPase FliI, with translation MRLDRTSFAKRLGSYAEVTTLAGAPILEGRLLRMVGLTLEAEGLRAAMGSRCMVINDDSYQPVQVEAEVMGFSGSKVFLMPVGSVAGIAPGARVVPMADTGRLPMGMSMLGRVLDGAGRALDGKGGMKAEDWVPMDGPTINPLKREPISEPLDVGIRTINGLLTVGRGQRLGLFAGTGVGKSVLLGMMTRFTEADIIVVGLIGERGREVKEFIEHILGEEGLKRSVVVASPADDAPLMRLRAAMYCTRIAEYFRDKGKNVLLLMDSLTRFAQAQREIALAIGEPPATKGYPPSVFAKLPKLVERAGNAEKGGGSITAFYTVLSEGDDQQDPIADSARGVLDGHIVLSRRLAEEGHYPAIDIEASISRVMPSVVSPEHMARAQMFKQYWSRYQQSRDLISVGAYVPGGDRETDIAISLQPAMTTYLRQGLNDNIGMGASENHLATIFAPAAGG
- the fliO gene encoding flagellar biosynthetic protein FliO, with product MKKVLGLLLALPFSVLAAEPVATVATVAAAPATSSGVAGQLTQLVFGLLLVLGLIFFLAWLLRRVQQAGPAGKGQVIEIVGSRALGPRDRLMLVQVGNEQILLGLSPGTITALHVLKEPIDVPATTESATPEFAQHLLKMLGKDQKDKK
- the fliN gene encoding flagellar motor switch protein FliN; its protein translation is MNDDMNAQDDQALADEWAAALEETGDAGQDDIDALLAADAASSPSNRLPMEEFGSVPKNHDPVTLDGPNLDVILDIPVSISMEVGSTDINIRNLLQLNQGSVIELDRLAGEPLDVLVNGTLIAHGEVVVVNEKFGIRLTDVISPSERIKKLR
- the fliQ gene encoding flagellar biosynthesis protein FliQ; its protein translation is MTPEVAVDIFREALWLTTMMVAVLVIPSLLVGLLVAMFQAATQINEQTLSFLPRLLVMLVTLIVAGPWLVQTFMEYILQLYGSIPQVIG
- a CDS encoding flagellar hook-length control protein FliK; this translates as MPVTPHSLLQAVATAKTQVASANTPAQGSEPGDKASSFADVYANQARNKPSVVADKPTRPVADKAPQGAGKPDVSNDKPAAREPAVADSGNSLPADKPAPTDDTTASDDKPEATETPVADSAPVDPSLDPALDPALMQEVQPLVTGPVVQTAAPVATTAPPQAEAPAAAAVVATTAQAAAVTDSDFDPEADPLDALPAVRMAMEQSGHVSASSQAQPKATPAQTQADGELTAAQNFAAGMASMLDVQADKDSTSQGGEKAFSGLIDSGLKDLTSASSDTRVDDFANRLAALTQAATPKTANALPVNQPIAMHQSGWTEEVVNRVMYLSSANLKAADIQLQPAELGRLDIRVNMVPDQQTQVTFMSAHPSVREALDSQIHRLRDMFTQQGMGQVDVNVSDQSRGWQGQGQDQAQQGQGGRTNATGGRLDGMDEEVAPTVTEVAATATSVIGSSAVDYYA
- the fliM gene encoding flagellar motor switch protein FliM, with the protein product MAVQDLLSQDEIDALLHGVDDGLVQTDTAAEPGSVKSYDLTSQDRIVRGRMPTLEMINERFARYTRISMFNMLRRSADVAVGGVQVMKFGEYVHSLYVPTSLNLVKIKPLRGTALFILDAKLVFKLVDNFFGGDGRHAKIEGREFTPTELRVVRMVLEQAFVDLKEAWQAIMEVNFEYINSEVNPAMANIVGPSEAVVVSTFHIELDGGGGDLHVTMPYSMIEPVREMLDAGFQSDLDDQDERWVNALRQDVLDVDVPIGATVARRQLRLRDILHMQPGDVIPVEMPEEMIMRANGVPAFKVKMGSHKGNLALQVIEPIERR
- the fliR gene encoding flagellar biosynthetic protein FliR — encoded protein: MPSLLQLTDTQISTWVATFMLPLFRIGALLMVMPVFGTTLVPTRVRLYFALAITVVIAPGLPPMPPINALDLSALLLIAEQILIGAVLGFSLQLFFQAFVVAGQIVSIQMGMGFASMVDPTNGVSVAVIGQFFTMLVTLLFLSMNGHLVVFEVLTESFTTMPVGSGLMVNHFWELAGKLGWVLGAALLLVLPAITALLVVNIAFGVMTRAAPQLNIFSIGFPLTLVLGLFIVWVGLADIINQYQPLASEALQLLRELARAR
- a CDS encoding Hpt domain-containing protein: MADTHLDRDVLSALQEVMEGEYPMLLDTFIADSEERLRVLRKAEDAAQLMNAAHSFKGSSSNMGAVRLAELCSELERRAKEKSLTGIEALVGEIDGEFAIVRPLYEAEKQRSIAE